GGCCCCGCCCAGTATTCCTGCACGCCGATGCCGCCCGAGACGTAATCGCCGACGGCAAACTTCGGCGACTTCGACGCGATGATTTTGCCGATGCCGCCGGCGCGCATGACTTCGTCGATCGCGACCGGGCGGATATACGATTTGCCCTCGTTCATCCAGCCGCGCATTGCAGGGTCGAGCGACAGGTACTGCGTCTTGACGAAAATCTCGCCGTCCTCGATGTCGCGCACCGGCTCGGTCGTGAATTTCCAGTCTGTGGGTTTCGGCATGCCGATGGGACGCGCTGCAAGACGGAACTGCCTGTTCGCCATGGTGCTCATGGTTGTCTCCAATTTTGTGGTCTGAGGAATGTGTTTCATGAATGCTCATTCGGACGATGCTGGAGCCGTGCTTGCGCTGCGCGTGTGCAGCGATGCCATTCATGAAATCGAATTTGACTATACCCGAATTTGAACGACCGTACTTTTTTATAAAATGTAACAGCAGGAACTTTCTCCATGGCATGGCCTCGAAGCTGAGAATCGGCAATATTGCTTCGGTTCAAGCGAGGGAGAGTCCGCTTTCCATAGTGAAAATGGCTGTCCAGAGTGGCATTGACAAATGCAACTGCTGACAACGTTTTCTTTTTGATGCAACCGCCACGTCATCCGTCCACCATATTCAGGAGATCACATGCTTCGTTCCGAAACGCTTTTTGGCAAACGCGAAAATACAACGCCGAATTCTCCCCTCAATACTTCCAGCGGCATCATGCCGGCAGGCAGTTCCGGTATTGCCAAGCCAGCCACTCCGCTCGGTTCCGGCCCGGCGGCTTCCGCGCTGAACCCCGCTCCAGCTACCACCAACGAAGGCGGCAGCAAGCTGATCGTCGGCCCGAACATCAAGCTCAAGGGCGTTGAAATCACCGATTGCGACACGCTGGTCGTCGAAGGCCGCGTTGAAGCGACGATCGACTCGCGCGTGATCCAGATCGCCGAGCGCGGCGCATTCAAGGGCTCCGCCGAAATCGACATCGCCGAAATCCATGGCGAATTCGACGGCGATCTGACCGTGCGCCAGAAGCTGGTTATCTATTCGACAGGCAAGGTGACCGGCACTGTCCGCTATGGCAAGGTCGTGATCGAGGAGGGCGGCCAGCTTTCCGGCGACATCCAGGTTGGCACTGCTTCCGTGTCGAAGGGCTTGTCGGTTGCCAAGGCTGGCTGATTGAGGCCTGCCCGAAAGTAGAAAAACTCGAACATGCGGATCGCCGGCGCTCGGGGAAGTGCGCCGGCGGCATCTTTTCCGCAAACGGCATTGCTGCGGCGCTCGCGTTCGCAGCGGTCATGGATCCATGATTCGTGATCTGCCATTCCTGAAAAGCCCGGGGCACGCCATGTACGCCCGGGCTTTTGTTTGTGTCTGCAAGCCATGCGACAATAACGGCCTCCCGCTTGCAACATCGTCAAGCGCCTTGCACACACATTCGACATCCATGCATCCGGAATACATCCTCACCTTATCCTGCCCCGACCACCGCGGCATCGTTCATCGTGTATCGGGCTTCCTCGCCGAGAACGGTTGCAACATCATCGATTCCGCCCAGTTCGGCGATGCGCAGTCGAAGCTGTTCTTCATGCGCGTGCATTTTGCGGCGGAAAATCCGGAAGTCAGTGACGGCAAGCTGCGCGCCGATTTCGCGACGCTGGCCGCGTCCATGCAGATGAATGCGCAACTGCACGATGCGCGCAAGAAACCCCGCATGATGCTGATGGTGTCGAAGATCGGCCACTGCCTGAATGACTTGCTGTTCCGCTACAAGAGCGGTTTGCTGCCGGTGGAAATTCCGGCCATTGTTTCCAATCACACCGATTTTTACCAGCTGGCGGCCAGCTACAACATTCCATTCCACCATCTGCCGCTGGCAACAGGTGCTTCAGTCGAAGCCAGGCAGGCACAGGAAGCGCGCATCCTGGAGATCGTGACGTCGAACGATATCGACCTCGTGGTACTGGCGCGCTACATGCAGATTCTGTCGCCGCCGATGTGCGAGGCGCTGAGAGGGCGCGCCATCAACATCCACCATTCATTCCTGCCGAGCTTCAAGGGTGCCAAGCCCTACTATCAGGCGCACGAACGCGGCGTGAAGCTGATCGGCGCAACGGCGCATTTCGTGACGAGCGATCTGGACGAAGGGCCGATCATCGAGCAGGATGTGGAACGCGTCGATCACGCGATGGAACCGGACACGTTGACCGCGATCGGGCGCGATGTCGAATGCGTGGTGCTGGCGCGCGCGGTGAAGTGGTTTGTCGAACACCGTATCCTGCTGAACGGTCACAAGACCGTCGTGTTCAAGTAAGTCGTCTGACAGTCTGGCAGACCGATAATTTGGCAAGAGGGGCGGATCGCCGCTCCCTCATCGAACAATGGCGCTTACGCCAGCACGCGGCGCAGCCACTTGCCGATATCCTCAATTTCCGCTTCGCACACCGAGTGCGGCATCATCATGTACTCGTGCCATTCCACCTTGTAGCCGAGCGACTGAAGGAGGTCGCGCGACTTTTCCGCACGGTCGATCGGGATCACCGGATCGCCGCGGCCATGCGCCATGAAGATCGGCGTGTCATGGTTTGCACTATGGCGTTCCGCCGGGATCGTGGTGTGGATAGGTACATAACCCGACAGACACAACAGGCCGGCCAGCCTTTCCGGATGGCGCAAGCCGGTTTGCAGCGTCATCGCGCAGCCTTGCGAGAAGCCGGCGAGGATGATGCGTTCGGCAGGGATGCC
The Noviherbaspirillum cavernae DNA segment above includes these coding regions:
- the purU gene encoding formyltetrahydrofolate deformylase, with product MHPEYILTLSCPDHRGIVHRVSGFLAENGCNIIDSAQFGDAQSKLFFMRVHFAAENPEVSDGKLRADFATLAASMQMNAQLHDARKKPRMMLMVSKIGHCLNDLLFRYKSGLLPVEIPAIVSNHTDFYQLAASYNIPFHHLPLATGASVEARQAQEARILEIVTSNDIDLVVLARYMQILSPPMCEALRGRAINIHHSFLPSFKGAKPYYQAHERGVKLIGATAHFVTSDLDEGPIIEQDVERVDHAMEPDTLTAIGRDVECVVLARAVKWFVEHRILLNGHKTVVFK
- a CDS encoding alpha/beta hydrolase, encoding MANLLETIQIETAANPSVAVIWLHGLGADGSDFVPIVNELDLNGCPAIRFVFPHAPTMPVTINNGYVMRAWYDILGTDLVKREDEAGLRKSQEMVEQLIAQEKSRGIPAERIILAGFSQGCAMTLQTGLRHPERLAGLLCLSGYVPIHTTIPAERHSANHDTPIFMAHGRGDPVIPIDRAEKSRDLLQSLGYKVEWHEYMMMPHSVCEAEIEDIGKWLRRVLA
- a CDS encoding bactofilin family protein, translating into MLRSETLFGKRENTTPNSPLNTSSGIMPAGSSGIAKPATPLGSGPAASALNPAPATTNEGGSKLIVGPNIKLKGVEITDCDTLVVEGRVEATIDSRVIQIAERGAFKGSAEIDIAEIHGEFDGDLTVRQKLVIYSTGKVTGTVRYGKVVIEEGGQLSGDIQVGTASVSKGLSVAKAG